One genomic segment of Synchiropus splendidus isolate RoL2022-P1 chromosome 16, RoL_Sspl_1.0, whole genome shotgun sequence includes these proteins:
- the rab11fip5a gene encoding uncharacterized protein rab11fip5a isoform X3 has protein sequence MEWYRLNSKTGKKEKERGDIQVTVQFTRNNLTASMYDLVMKDKSGSTFGKLKERIKGKKRSSEEDSSSAILPGGYGSLYRMRQRLPSDGGGEEDYEDDEGGEARRSKMRTFFLRGKLRKSSDTRSSTSLGSESSESSSRGGSLSPTAGISVVVSDLSNSPSNSSNLTADNSPEHVGDPSSLHCEFGDDTSEITIAVPELPPCVNGSHVDSVQPVDPGAGVRQGSLGLGLLQKSLPISTSLQNLSPRSLTDLPKGAAGDGRRWSFDRPGDEEKAAIAAALGRREEDASSRQIPLLRIPSYSSVKEAESQEKEQSNPTEVKHRGWFGSKDSKPSLVVSPKLDHSTEPPPFGHAVDLVAPLYHTNPFCSSQATPPPPLSTCNPFFLLLQQNPFYEDINRTQSLKPALPPLPFLSSARPPITQLFPQASNTNPSLIPDSSSIQPIPGCDVEGDEASNASPKEEKPLSNLSDLFVKEQDLDESFDTFAAGRLYSPQQTRLDCQEKTADILAKVEPVTDQKMNPFLSTLPDSSVGAHKGSNLPQLDLCSFGLDTIPEDESFENNNEMPNSPEELIPKSSTNTSTNTNKLSSRSPDPSSSGLGSSSEEDFLSCNSSYSASDKVSACSSDEGLDFSSGSAPESAVIRPINKSELEEETSDRSHEWSSSDGLQSTVIHSPANDEKAVVEPTQESISSQPAVIPEGDNTEVGHSVSISSVDSPDPLPELPVSSEPHTLQESIILPRFDNAEEEKRTPPQRQGSPGPALDSDLFSNHPSFITTSSPDAKHQDSPLESTALESSSNPPVMFLEFPTVPGPDLDTSLLHTQTSEHSSALQSLYISTDSQNFHSCHSNPFTSSFDGPEGLNSANSTLCGELSQMVDGTDFGQSSTASEIIHPSESPAVSVNQDEASQISLENVPQEPSSSWNPFAGMLSESFDKPSVILDMNIWGTPSEEKQQPEDFEITLDSKETSVEITNDSATQDPTPDFSSFGDTLTQSVDEKPLGVQNKDLPAEPSVEMQQSESMDQTETPEPSLKITDDLFSQEPPATSYTLDTSLAKSVEDIFDDELRAAAAGDNQESESLDIDVVQAETSPKPTDTNDLLPQEPAASLNTSVGQTLTESVAEKPWVVDTEDPWGRSDGEIQLSENFGMALDRKEKSGPSLFEATSDLGPDKSSNLADSFTEPFKEPWSVFDNDPWRSPNEGSDSFGIATEQRNASYFTAAGLFPQEPAASTKSSADLFATSAIENPWGIQDDDPWSVLDNAAVEPKETPQSFIMLNDIIPLDVSTTTSVGGAGSESALDDPWGIQDGDPWSVPAGEIQRSVSFGFSTDASLTSWPSVMHTKDFSATSTNLNDWTESVESPWGVRDDTQTGKARHRSQSVGTLPASLHKEVAPFFEFDSVMLQDPSSSQPDLPSLTSFAPSFIPENGSFSLPSNSNTSARSPPDIVGPPVPALAIAQEVEQQQQEANQRTSPHPVKPLTSATLGEEKRGEGRSVLEKLKSTISPGKNSHLSELEPERRKSLTGGAGSYYHLTHSELVALLVQREAELEKQKKEFQQQKTLLAKREVELKRLKPQVRDLEDYIDTLLVRIMEQKPTLLQVRTKLK, from the exons ATGGA ATGGTACAGACTGAACTCAAAGACggggaagaaggagaaggaacgAGGAGACATTCAAGTCACCGTTCAGTTCACCCGGAACAACCTGACAGCCAGCATGTACGACCTTGTCATGAAGGACAAGAGCGGCTCCACCTTCGGCAAGCTGAAGGAGCGCATTAAGGGGAAGAAGAGGTCGAGCGAGGAGGACTCGTCGTCCGCCATCTTGCCCGGTGGCTACGGCTCTCTCTACCGCATGCGCCAGCGGCTGCCCAGCGACGGGGGCGGGGAGGAGGACTATGAGGACGACGAAGGTGGGGAGGCCCGGCGCAGTAAGATGAGAACTTTTTTCCTGAGAGGGAAGCTGAGGAAGTCGTCAGACACTCGGTCCAGTACGTCGCTGGGCTCAGAGAGCAGCGAGTCCTCGTCACGAGGGGGCAGCTTGAGTCCCACAGCTGGGATAAGTGTGGTGGTCTCCGATCTGTCCAACTCCCCGAGCAACAGCAGCAATCTGACGGCGGACAACAGCCCGG AGCACGTCGGAGATCCGTCGTCTCTCCACTGTGAGTTCGGCGACGACACCAGTGAGATCACCATAGCAGTGCCTGAGCTCCCGCCGTGCGTTAATGGAAGCCATGTGGACAGTGTCCAGCCTGTAGACCCCGGCGCAGGAGTCCGCCAAGGATCTTTAGGCCTGGGACTGTTGCAGAAGTCTCTGCCCATATCCACGTCACTCCAGAACCTTAGCCCCAGATCGCTCACGGACCTGCCCAAAGGTGCAGCAGGAGACGGGCGTCGCTGGTCCTTTGATAGACCAGGTGATGAGGAAAAGGCAGCCATAGCAGCGGCGCTGGGAAGAAGGGAAGAGGACGCCAGCTCCAGACAGATTCCTCTGCTCAGGATCCCTTCCTACTCCTCTGTGAAGGAGGCGGAAAGTCAAGAGAAGGAACAGTCAAACCCCACGGAGGTGAAGCACAGGGGATGGTTCGGGTCCAAGGACAGCAAACCTAG CCTGGTGGTGTCACCTAAACTAGATCACAGCACTGAACCTCCCCCCTTTGGTCACGCTGTAGATTTGGTGGCCCCCCTGTACCACACTAACCCTTTCTGTAGCTCACAGGccactcctcctccccctctgtcCACCTGCAACCCTTTCTTCCTGCTCCTTCAGCAGAACCCGTTCTATGAAGACATAAACAGAACTCAGTCACTAAAGCCTGCGTTGCCTCCTCTCCCTTTTCTCTCCAGTGCCCGCCCCCCTATTACGCAACTCTTCCCGCAGGCCAGTAACACTAATCCCTCCCTGATTCCTGACAGCTCGAGCATTCAGCCAATCCCAGGATGTGATGTGGAAGGAGATGAGGCTTCAAATGCTTCCCCTAAAGAAGAGAAACCACTCAGCAACCTGTCCGACCTGTTTGTTAAGGAACAAGACTTGGATGAATCATTTGACACGTTTGCCGCTGGAAGACTTTACTCCCCTCAACAGACGAGACTAGATTGTCAGGAAAAAACAGCAGACATTTTAGCAAAGGTAGAACCCGTAACAGATCAAAAAATGAATCCTTTTTTAAGCACTCTCCCAGACTCCTCAGTTGGAGCCCACAAAGGCTCAAACCTTCCTCAACTCGACTTGTGTTCATTTGGCCTTGACACAATTCCTGAGGATGAAAGCTTTGAGAACAACAATGAAATGCCCAACTCACCTGAAGAGTTAATCCCTAAGAGCAGCACTAATACTTCAACCAACACTAATAAGCTTAGCAGCAGATCCCCAGACCCCAGTTCCTCTGGTCTCGGAAGCTCCTCGGAGGAAGATTTCCTCTCCTGCAACTCTTCTTATTCGGCATCCGACAAAGTGTCTGCTTGCTCATCGGACGAGGGTCTGGAtttttcctctggctcagctcctgAATCAGCTGTAATCCGTCCCATAAACAAGTCCGAGTTGGAGGAGGAGACCAGTGACAGATCTCACGAGTGGTCTTCATCTGATGGACTGCAGTCTACGGTTATTCACAGCCCGGCGAATGATGAAAAGGCCGTTGTAGAGCCTACCCAAGAGTCCATTTCATCCCAACCTGCTGTCATTCCTGAAGGGGACAACACTGAAGTGGGACATTCAGTAAGCATCTCCAGTGTTGATTCTCCGGACCCACTGCCTGAACTCCCTGTTTCTTCAGAGCCACATACTCTACAGGAGTCTATTATCTTGCCAAGGTTTGACAATGCCGAGGAGGAGAAGCGTACACCTCCACAGCGACAGGGTTCCCCAGGACCAGCTCTAGATAGTGACCTCTTTTCCAACCATCCGTCCTTCATCACAACATCCTCCCCTGATGCTAAACATCAAGATTCGCCCTTGGAAAGCACGGCGCTGGAGAGCAGTTCCAACCCGCCAGTGATGTTTCTTGAATTTCCAACTGTCCCTGGTCCTGATCTGGACACCTCACTCTTGCACACTCAGACATCCGAACATAGCAGTGCTCTCCAGAGTCTATACATCAGCACAGACTCACAGAATTTCCACAGCTGCCACTCAAATCCCTTCACCAGCAGTTTTGACGGACCCGAGGGCCTGAACTCTGCTAACTCAACACTCTGtggtgagctgagccagatgGTTGATGGGACCGACTTTGGCCAAAGCAGTACTGCTTCAGAGATCATCCATCCTTCAGAGAGCCCTGCTGTTTCTGTGAACCAAGATGAAGCTTCTCagataagtttggaaaatgtACCTCAGGAACCCTCATCCTCATGGAACCCTTTTGCTGGTATGTTGTCCGAATCATTTGATAAACCTTCCGTCATTCTGGATATGAACATATGGGGAACGCCTAGTGAGGAAAAGCAACAACCTGAGGACTTTGAAATCACACTAGACTCAAAAGAAACAAGTGTCGAGATCACCAACGACTCGGCTACACAAGACCCTACTCCTGATTTCAGTAGTTTTGGAGATACATTAACACAATCTGTTGACGAAAAACCACTGGGTGTTCAGAACAAGGACCTGCCGGCAGAACCTTCTGTAGAAATGCAACAATCCGAGAGCATGGACCAAACAGAAACTCCTGAACCAAGTTTAAAGATTACAGATGACTTGTTCTCGCAAGAACCTCCTGCAACGTCATACACTTTAGATACTTCACTGGCGAAATCAGTTGAAGATATTTTCGATGACGAGCTAAGGGCAGCCGCTGCTGGAGATAACCAGGAATCTGAGAGTTTGGACATTGATGTTGTCCAAGCAGAAACTTCTCCTAAACCAACTGACACTAATGACTTACTTCCACAAGAACCAGCTGCCTCTTTGAACACTTCAGTAGGTCAGACCTTAACTGAATCAGTTGCTGAAAAACCTTGGGTTGTTGATACTGAAGACCCATGGGGAAGGTCAGATGGAGAAATCCAACTATCTGAGAACTTTGGCATGGCTTTGGACCGGAAGGAAAAGTCTGGGCCGAGTTTGTTTGAGGCCACCAGCGACTTGGGTCCTGATAAGTCTTCAAATTTGGCTGATTCATTTACAGAACCATTTAAAGAACCTTGGAGCGTTTTCGACAACGACCCTTGGAGATCACCTAATGAAGGAAGTGACAGCTTCGGTATTGCCACAGAGCAAAGAAACGCAAGCTATTTCACAGCAGCTGGTTTATTTCCACAAGAACCAGCTGCCTCGACGAAGAGTTCAGCCGATTTGTTCGCGACATCAGCTATTGAAAATCCATGGGGCATTCAAGACGATGACCCGTGGAGCGTGCTAGACAACGCTGCCGTGGAGCCGAAAGAAACCCCTCAAAGTTTCATTATGCTCAATGACATTATCCCTCTTGACGTTTCTACAACCACCAGTGTAGGTGGCGCAGGGTCAGAATCAGCATTGGATGACCCGTGGGGTATCCAAGATGGTGACCCGTGGAGTGTGCCTGCTGGGGAAATCCAGCGGTCTGTGAGCTTTGGATTTTCCACGGACGCGTCACTAACCTCTTGGCCCAGTGTAATGCACACCAAAGATTTTTCTGCCACGTCAACAAACCTAAACGACTGGACGGAATCGGTTGAAAGTCCTTGGGGCGTCCGAGACGACACGCAGACAGGGAAGGCTCGACACCGCTCCCAGTCTGTCGGAACACTACCAGCCAGCCTGCACAAGGAAGTCGCTCCCTTCTTTGAGTTTGACTCCGTCATGCTCCAGGATCCGTCCTCCTCCCAGCCTGACCTCCCCTCTCTAACCTCTTTTGCTCCTTCTTTCATCCCTGAAAACGGTAGTTTCTCCCTTCCCTCCAATTCTAACACCTCAGCGAGGTCACCACCTGACATTGTCGGACCTCCAGTGCCAGCTCTCGCCATTGCACAGGAagtagagcagcagcagcaggaagccaaTCAGCGGACGAG CCCTCATCCTGTGAAGCCCCTCACGTCTGCCACGCTGGGTGAAGAGAAGCGCGGAGAGGGGAGGTCCGTTCTGGAGAAGCTCAAGTCCACCATCAGTCCTGGGAAGAACAGCCACCTCAGCGAGCTGGAGCCGGAGAGGAGGAAG TCTCTGACAGGAGGAGCGGGATCCTACTACCACCTGACCCACAGCGAACTGGTGGCCCTGCTGGTGCAGCGGGAGGCGGagctggagaagcagaagaaggagttccagcagcagaaaaCCCTCCTGGCCAAACGGGAGGTGGAGCTGAAGAGGCTGAAGCCGCAGGTGCGGGACCTGGAGGACTACATCGACACGCTGCTGGTGCGCATCATGGAGCAGAAGCCCacgctgctgcaggtgcgcacCAAGCTCAAGTGA